A region of Paenibacillus thiaminolyticus DNA encodes the following proteins:
- a CDS encoding sulfate ABC transporter substrate-binding protein, which yields MDRDESRGLSGFIATVIIFILLFGCSPGGRDASPQEKGQQDQTSTAESAPQSSSSGKAAVSPLPEESGQDSVTLVIGAYSVVKDVMQRILPEFAADWKAKTGQQVVFQESYEASGTQARSIAGGLEADVALFSMEGDVDKLVQAGLVPADWQALDAYGGMVTGSIVVLGTREGNPHQIRDWSDLTKPGIQVLYPNPKTSGGAQWDINAIYGAGLLEAKERGEDSQRRAKELLMSVHRNVISMDKSGRASMAAFEYGVGDVIVTYENEILSRMQAGVPYELVRPERTIRIDNPVVVVDQYAQKHGTTDIAQAFVDYLREPKAQRLLAEAGFRPVSPSVRAETGDRYPESAGLFGIEDMGGWKHIRETLYSKRGIWYEVLAGIEE from the coding sequence ATGGACAGGGACGAATCACGCGGCCTATCCGGCTTTATTGCGACAGTCATCATCTTTATTCTCTTATTTGGCTGCAGTCCCGGCGGGCGGGATGCCTCTCCGCAGGAGAAGGGGCAGCAGGACCAGACCTCTACTGCCGAATCTGCCCCTCAATCGTCCTCGTCTGGGAAGGCTGCGGTCTCTCCCTTGCCGGAGGAGTCCGGTCAAGATAGCGTCACGCTCGTCATTGGCGCCTATTCCGTCGTGAAGGACGTGATGCAGCGGATACTGCCTGAATTCGCGGCGGATTGGAAGGCGAAGACCGGGCAGCAGGTCGTCTTCCAGGAATCATACGAAGCCTCAGGCACGCAAGCCCGCTCGATTGCCGGCGGCCTGGAAGCCGATGTCGCGCTCTTCTCGATGGAGGGCGATGTCGATAAGCTCGTGCAGGCTGGACTCGTACCGGCGGATTGGCAAGCGCTTGACGCTTATGGAGGCATGGTCACCGGCTCCATCGTCGTGCTCGGTACGCGGGAAGGGAACCCGCATCAGATTCGCGACTGGAGCGACCTGACCAAGCCGGGCATTCAAGTCCTCTACCCGAACCCGAAGACATCGGGCGGCGCCCAATGGGATATTAATGCGATCTACGGAGCCGGCCTGTTGGAGGCGAAGGAGCGGGGAGAGGATAGCCAGCGCCGGGCCAAGGAGTTGCTGATGAGCGTTCACCGGAACGTCATCTCGATGGACAAAAGCGGCAGGGCATCGATGGCCGCCTTCGAATACGGCGTAGGCGATGTCATCGTGACCTACGAGAACGAAATTCTGTCCCGCATGCAGGCGGGCGTCCCATACGAGCTGGTCCGGCCGGAGCGGACGATTCGCATCGACAACCCCGTCGTCGTCGTTGACCAGTATGCACAAAAGCATGGCACGACAGACATCGCCCAGGCGTTCGTAGATTACTTGCGGGAGCCGAAGGCCCAGCGCCTGTTGGCGGAAGCCGGGTTCCGACCTGTTTCTCCGTCAGTGAGGGCGGAGACGGGTGACCGTTATCCTGAGTCGGCCGGTTTGTTCGGCATCGAAGATATGGGCGGCTGGAAGCATATCCGCGAGACCTTGTACAGCAAGCGGGGCATCTGGTACGAGGTGCTTGCAGGGATTGAAGAGTAG
- a CDS encoding sulfate/molybdate ABC transporter ATP-binding protein, whose amino-acid sequence MHIEVRQLNKWFGAYHAVRDVSFSVEAGQLIGLLGPSGGGKTSVLRMLAGLEHPDQGEILFQGTVVNDVPPQQRGIGFVFQNYALFKHMNVYDNIAFGLHIQKWPKPRIRERVAELVELTGLSGVERRYPHQLSGGQRQRVAFARALAPEPQLLLLDEPFAAIDAKIRQELRSWLRELIERVGITSIFVTHDQDEAIEVADEIMIISQGRVEQKGTPWEIYKMPETPFVAEFIGESTILNDIYALKGFEIVNVGEEMRALIRPEYIEVGREGEVRLASASESGRVKAVHFRGSEWMVEVQVGDLVLKTYRSLERPQLQAGEQVQVLIHRVYMFEGDASWMVENRLKTEQLPVHITG is encoded by the coding sequence ATGCATATTGAGGTTCGCCAGTTAAATAAATGGTTCGGCGCCTATCACGCCGTTCGTGACGTTAGCTTCTCTGTTGAAGCAGGCCAGCTCATCGGCCTGCTTGGGCCGAGCGGCGGCGGGAAGACATCGGTGCTACGGATGCTGGCCGGGCTGGAGCATCCGGATCAAGGCGAGATCTTGTTCCAGGGGACCGTCGTCAATGATGTGCCTCCGCAGCAGCGGGGCATCGGCTTCGTGTTCCAGAATTATGCGCTGTTCAAGCATATGAATGTCTATGACAACATCGCCTTCGGGCTGCATATTCAGAAATGGCCGAAGCCGCGGATTCGCGAACGCGTGGCCGAACTGGTGGAGCTGACCGGACTGTCCGGCGTGGAACGGAGGTACCCGCATCAGTTGTCCGGCGGGCAGCGGCAGCGGGTCGCATTCGCCCGGGCGCTGGCCCCTGAGCCGCAGCTGCTGCTTCTCGACGAGCCGTTCGCGGCCATTGATGCGAAGATTCGCCAGGAGCTGCGGAGCTGGCTGCGGGAGCTGATCGAGCGCGTAGGCATCACCTCGATCTTCGTGACGCATGATCAGGATGAGGCGATTGAGGTGGCGGACGAGATTATGATCATCAGCCAGGGACGTGTCGAGCAGAAAGGGACGCCATGGGAAATTTATAAAATGCCGGAGACGCCTTTTGTAGCCGAATTCATCGGGGAATCGACCATTTTGAACGATATATACGCCTTGAAAGGCTTCGAAATAGTGAACGTTGGGGAAGAGATGAGAGCCCTCATTCGGCCGGAATATATCGAGGTCGGAAGAGAAGGCGAGGTAAGGCTGGCGTCCGCGAGCGAGTCCGGACGGGTCAAGGCGGTCCATTTCCGGGGCAGCGAATGGATGGTGGAGGTCCAGGTGGGCGATCTGGTGCTGAAGACGTACCGTTCGCTGGAAAGGCCGCAGCTTCAAGCAGGCGAGCAGGTCCAGGTTTTGATCCATCGGGTCTATATGTTCGAGGGAGACGCGAGCTGGATGGTCGAGAACCGGCTGAAGACAGAGCAACTGCCTGTTCATATTACGGGCTGA